Genomic DNA from Anabaena sphaerica FACHB-251:
CGCGAAAATCTTTCAAACTGACTGTAGACCCGTTTTGGTTGGGTAGGCTAAAATCAGGCGCAGTATCTCCAACTTTGATAGCCATATTAAAAAATTCAAAATTCAAACATTACTTAATAAAATTTTACCTTGTAACCTCATCTATAGATTTTCCTTGATAACGTGCATCAAGCAGGGTAGGGTAGATAGTCATCACAGAAATTATTCTGCTTATGCGCCTGACTTCACTCGATGTTTTTCGCGGTATTACCATCGCGGGTATGATTCTTGTCAACATGGTGGGAGTTGCAGATGATAAATATCCCCTTTTAGACCATGCTGCGTGGAACGGTTGTACACCCACTGATTTAGTATTTCCTTTCTTTCTGTTCATTGTTGGTGTAGCAATGACTTTCTCGCTGTCAAAGTACACCGCAGACAACAAACCTACCAAAGAGGTTTACTTACGCATCCTGCGCCGCGCTGCTATTCTCTTTGTATTAGGATTACTACTTAACGGTTTTTGGAATAAAGGTGTTTGGACTTTTGACTTAGGTAGTCTCCGCTTGATGGGGGTGTTACAAAGGATTAGCTTTTCCTACCTTTTCGCATCTTTGATAGTTTTAAAATTACCACGCAAAAATCAATGGATATTAGCAGGGGTATTACTAATTGGTTATTGGTTAACAATGATGTATATTCCCGTTCCCGAATATGGTGCGGGAGTGCTGACACGGGAAGGTAATTTTGGCGCTTTTATTGATAGGTTAATTATTCCCAAAGCACATTTATATAAAGGCGATGGGTTTAATTATTTAGGAGATCCAGAAGGACTTTTCAGCACCATTCCGGCGATAGTTAGCGTTTTGGCTGGTTATTTTGCAGGGGAATGGATCAGAGATAAAAAACAGACTAATTCACAAACTAGCATGGATTTAGTTTTATTTGGTTTGTGTTGTTTGGTAATTGGGATTATTTGGGATCTAGCATTTCCCATTAATAAGAAATTATGGACAAGTTCTTATGTTGTATTTACAACTGGATGGGCGTTAATGTTATTAGCAGCTTGTTATGAATTGATAGAAGTGAGAGTGATAAAACGCTGGAGTAAACCGTTTGAGATTATGGGATTAAATGCGATCGCTCTTTTTGTTGCATCTGTTTTGTTAATCAAAATCACAGCTAAAACCCAACTTGGTACAGGTGAAAATGCCATCAGTATCTACAATTGGATTTATCAAAATATCTTTGCATCTTGGGCGGGAAATTTCAACGGTTCATTTTTATTTGGGGTTGTCACGGTGTTGTTGTGGTATGGTGTGGCGGTTTTGATGTATCGGCAACGCTGGTTTATTAAAGTGTAAATAGGATAATAAGATGGGCAAAAGCCCGTCTTTAAACTATTTAAAATTTATCCGAAATCTATGCTTTTAAATTGCAAAACACACTTTTTAATACCAGAAAATAATGATAGATTTTTGACAAAAAATATGAAATAATTTTAAGAAAAAATACTTTAATGTCAGGTATAATTTTTTCATGAATACTTATCATAGAAATTGTCAACTAGGTGCTTCTCGTCGTCGTCTAGAAGATGCTGTAACACTGCATAAACAAAAACGTTGGACAGGTGCTATTTATTTAGGTGGTTATGCAGTTGAATGTGCGTTAAAATCTCTAATATGTTATGAAGAAAGAAAAAACAACTTTAAAGATACAACCGTTTTCCAGAAAGTACAAGGTGCTAGTTTGCATAATTTAACAAACTTACTGAATGAGCTAGAATCTATTAAACGCAGTATGCCATTAGATAGAAGTGGTACTTATCAACAAGCATGGAATTTAGTATCATCACGTTGGCGTAATGATGAATTAAGGTATTCAAATAGAGACGGTGATGAAAAAAGCAGCCAGGAATTTATAGAAGCAGTAAAAATTTTACACACATTTTTTCTAGCAAAACAAAATGAGGCATCATGACGGATAATATCACCTTAACACCAGAAGTTATTTATAAATACTTAAACGAAAGTTTAATCCGTGAAGATGAACAAGCACAAGTTAGTGTCAAGCGTACTTCATTAGGTTGGGTAAAAATTAGAATTGTTACTAAAAAATTTGAAAGTACATTGTTAATTGAACGTGAGCAAAAAATAGATGAATTGTTAGCAAATCTTGATCCTAATTTTAATCTAGGTCAATATCCTATTTCTGGCTATGATTTACTAACACCCCAGGAAGCAATAGAACAACCTCCTCAATATATTAAATTACCTCTCTGGTCAGATATTTTAATGGCTCCAGAACCTGATCAGCCAGTAGAGGTAGATGAAGATATTCCTAATAAAAAACCTTTAGTTGTTACTTTTTATTCATTTAAGGGAGGTGTAGGTCGCTCTACAGCTTTGGGTTTAACAGGAGGGATACTAGCAACTCGTAATCGTCGTGTTGTAATGGTAGATTTTGACTTAGAAGCTCCTGGAATTTCAATTATGTTTCAGGAAGATATTGAAAAGACTAGCGGTGAAAAATTTGGAGTTTTAGATTACCTACACCAACGGTCTTTAACGCCTGAAGAAAATTTTCCTAATATTTCTGCCTGTATACAACAAATAAATTTACAAACTCGCGGCGAACTTTTTTTAGTTCCAGTAGGTGAATATGACGAAAATTATATTCATCGGTTAGCTGATTTGGATATGCGTTCTTTTTACAGGTCTGCAAAAAATCCAGTTAAGCAACTTATAGAAGATATTAAAAAACAACTAGAACCAGATGTAATTTTAATTGATGCGCGTCCAGGATTTAATGATGTAGCTGCGATCGCACTTTTTGATTTAGCCGATACTGCAATAATTTGTTTTTCACCAACTGATCAGAGTTTTCAAGGATTACGTTGGGTAGTCAAAGCGATTCTTAAACAAAAGCAGTATCAGGGTAAGCCTGATGTGAGATTTCTCTTAACTCCCATACCAGCAGTTACACCTGAACAGTATAAAGATTTGATCGGGACAGTTGAAAATTGGATTGACAAAAATTGCTATGAAGATAATTTTTCTATATCTCCAGGAGCAAAAATTGAGGAGCTACATCACACAATTTTCTACAATCCTAACCTTACAACTCTATCTAGTTTAGTTAATGATATCCCAAAAAGTTTATTAGATGAGTATTTACCGATTGCGGATACTATTGATGCTAGTTTACCTGATCTCAAACCTAGTATTGTTACTAAAACTATTGATGATCGGAAAAAGATTCTTAATGAATTACATTTTCAAGCCGCTACAGCACAAGAACTAGCGCCAGAAAACATTTCAGAAATATTTCAACGTACAGAAGATTTTCCTAGATTTTTGAGTAATAGAATCTGGTTAATTCGCGGTGCTAAAGGAACAGGTAAAAGCCTTTTATTTCGACTGTTTGTAGAACAACCAACAGCAGCAAAAGAACTAGCTCAATCGGATGTTAATTTAAATCATGTTCACTTTGTTCCTGGTCATGGTCAACTTAGAGTATCAACCACAATTTTAGATAGGTTTGCTCTTGAAAGCTACGAAGATCAAGCTGGTACAAATGACTGGCAATTTTTCTGGCTCAATTATGCTCTTTTACAACTTTGTCATCGTTCAACTGAATTACGTTCACTACCTGGTTTAGATGAAAAATTAGTTGCATTAAGTAATCAAGAAAAACCTGCTCATTCTGATATTGTTACATGGCTGGTAGAAAGATCCAACTCACCACAAAAGAAACCACAAGCTGCTGATGAACTGCGTTTAATTGACCAAGAATTACAAGAAAAAAATCAAGTAGTATGGCTATTATATGATGAACTAGATGCAGGTTTTGGTTCTAGCCCAGAAGATTATGCTCGACGCAGAAGATCTCTAGAAGCTTTGCTGGCATGGTGGTTAGAAAGTGGTACAAATCTCAAACAAATTGTCCCTAAAATATTTTTACGTGAAGATATTTGGAAGCAATTTAACTTTACTAATACAGGACATTACAGCGGACGTTCACTAGAATTACGTTGGGAGGAAGCTGATCTCTGGCGACTTGTACTCCGTCAAGCTCTTAAAAGTTCCCCATCTCTAAGCAAATCTTTAGGAGGACTTACTGCTGAAAGATTAGATATAATTGTGCTGGAACAATTGCGCCAAAGTCTTTATCCCCTGTGGGGTGAACGCATGGGCAGTGGTAATAAAGCCTATACTTATAACTGGGTTAGAACTCGTATTGCAGATGGTCAAAAAAACTGTTTTCCACGCAGTTTAATATTACTTTTAGAAGAAGCTGTCAAAATTGAAAAACGATTTTCCGAACACGTCTCAGAAATAACTTTGCGTCCAAAAGCTTTAATTAATGCTTTTCCTAATGTTTCCCAGCAGCGTGTAGCTGAGGTCAGGAATGAATATCCTGAACTGAAAAACTTTCTAGACAGACTTCAAGGTGAACGCTCTCCTATTGATGAAAATCGTTTAGCTGAAATATGGAAAGTGCAGGATGGTGAATTAGCACTTCACATTAAGGATATGGTTGAAGCTGGTATTTTGACAGAACGTTCTCGTCCCAAAGATCCGCCTCCTCGCGTCTATGCAGTTACTGAATTGTACTTGTATGGACTAGGAATGGTTCGTAAGGGACAACGATAACGATCATGAATTAAATCAACAAAATCAACCCATCAATTAAACCGCAACCTCCGCAGCTTCCAGCGCATTAACTTCATCTAAAATTCGCCAAATTTCCTGCATCATCGGATCTAAACCAGTGCGAGTTACAGCCGAAATTATGAAAACAGGCGCTAAAGCAAGATGATTTAATTGAGTAGCTAAAGCCTCCAAATCAACTGTTTCCCTATCAACCGCGTCAATTTTATTCAAAGCTAAAATTTGCGGACGTTTAGCTAAACCCCGTCCATAAGCTTTAAGTTCTTCTTGAATAGTATGGAAATCAGCGATGACATCTTCACTTGTCGCATCAATTAGGTGTAATAAAACCCTTGTGCGTTCAATGTGACGTAAAAAATCATGACCTAAACCCGCACCATGAGAAGCACCTTCAATTAAACCGGGAATATCGGCAAAAACTGTACCATCACCCGTGGGTTTTCTAACTACACCCAAATTAGGAATGAGAGTAGTAAAAGGATAATCAGCGATTTTCGGACGTGCGGCTGATAAAGAAGAAATTAAAGTTGATTTACCAGCATTTGGTAAACCGATAATTCCTACTTCCGCTAACAATTTCAACTCTAAACGTAATACCTTCTTTTCTCCTTCTAAACCAGGAAGTGCATATTCTGGGACGCGGTTGCGGTTACTCAAAAAATGTTGATTTCCCAGTCCACCTTTACCACCTTCAGCAACTCGAAAAACTTGTCCCGGTGTAACTAAATCGCATAGTAAAGCACTCGTTCCCGCATCATACACAGCAGTACCACAGGGAACTTCGATAATTAAATCCTTTCCACCCGCACCGGTGCAATTATTTGGACCTCCACGTTCTCCGTTTTCTGCTTTAAACAGATGTTTGTATCGAAAGTCCAATAAGGTTTGGAGGTTGCTATCAGCCACAAAAATGACAGAACCGCCTTTTCCTCCATTTCCACCAGAAGGACCGCCTGCTGGTACATATTTCTCTCTGCGGAAGGCGACGATACCATCGCCACCTTTACCTGCTTCAACTTCAATTACTGATTGGTCGATAAATTGCATAATTTAGTCATTAGTTATTGGTCATTGGTCATTAGACATCTCCGGTAATTAAATGTGCGTGGTTTGAAACCCTTGTAGAGACGTTCCGGCGGAACGTCTCTACCATATTTCCGGAGAGGTCTATTGGTCATTGGTCATTGGTTATTCTTCTTTTGGACGTTTACCGATTGAGTTTAGATAGGCGTTTAATTGGGGTGCTAAGTCATTAATGGTAGGTTTTAGTGTGTTTACCTGTTTATCCGTTAACAGGTTACGGCTATATGCTCGTCTTAGCCAGTGTTGAGTTTCATATAATGACCCTCTTGCTATTCTAATGAATCGCCGATTGTCTTGATAACTCCCTCTTCCCACACCTTCTGCTATATTTGCACCAATGCTATCTGCTGAACGGATGATCTGTTTACCTAATGTATTTTGCGGTAATGACTCCCATTGGTTAACGATTTTCCAAATGTCATCAGCTAATTTTTATGAAAGCTGATATACCCGTAATTCCTGAAACCTCCCACTCCCCATTATCTCACCCAACTAATAACTAATGACTAATGACTAATAACTAATGACTAATGACTAAATATATGGTGAAACATCCTCACCGCAGTCATCAGCAAGGTAGGAAAGAGCGCGAAAGCGTAAACCTACTAATTGTTCATAGAGTGGGTTAATTTTGCACATCGGCGGAATGTGAACTATTTTCCGTCCGAATAAAGTGACATCTCTTTCAAAGGGACACTGGGAAGGAATCATTTTACACAAAAATCTGGCAACTCTGGGATCATGAATTTCCAACCCATCTAACCAGTCCCTCATCGGATGAAGTATATCTGGTGGCTGTACAGTAAGGTCTTGTCCTTGTTCTATATCTTCTATGGTGTGACTTAGGACTGTTAGGGCTTTTGTGTCTAGTTCCAAAACTTGACAAAACCGTTGCAAAATCTCTTCTTCGCTGGCAGAATATATTCCATCTGCGATCGCTACCATCACCGCTGTCCGCAAGAAATTTTCCGCCGCTGGTGTACCTTTACCCAACACAGCAGCTAATTCCTCTGGTGTAATTATCTCTAAAGAATTCCAGTCAATACCAGGGGCTAATTCATCCTTGGTAATGCTGTTAATTAACTCCTGTTCTTGGGCATCAAAATTACCATCAGCCCAAGCAATAGTTAGTAGTCCACGTAACCAAACCGCAACTTGTTCGCTACTGTAAGGGTTTTGAACACCACTTGTCATAATAACTCACGCCTCAAGATTTTCTGAATCATTACTAAACTACCTTAATCGTCAGTTTTGCGTTACAATCCCTCTGACAAGGATTATTGAGAATTCTTTCTATTTACGATATGTTTTTTTTCGGGATTGAACATGAAGTTGCTTTCCTTAACCATGAAGGAAAGTTTGCTGATTTCTCTTGTACAAAATTTGCCGATTTTCAGCAAATAGTTGACAAATTACCTCTATACCCCAATGACTACCCACAATTAAGGGTTGGTGATGCTGGCATTAAAAAGAAGCGATGGTATATTGAGGGATTTGAAAGATTTGCTGATTCAGAAGAGGTAATCGATTGTCTAGCTAAAGGCATCGAAATCAGAACTACTATACATTCTACTATTCAAGGCGCAATTGATGAATTAACAGCAAGTTTTTCTTTACTGCGTGAGGTAGCTGCTAGTTTTGGATTTTCACCTGTTTTAGTAAGCTTTAATCCCTATACTGGCATTTTTGAACCCCAACCACCATTAAATGATTTTGAAATTCGGCAATTCCAAGCTTACCCAGATGAACAAACTGCTCATATTTACATGGTTTCCTATGGTCCAGATTTAAATATTTCCATAGCAGATTTACCTAGTGGAGATGTAATTGATATTGGCAAAAAGCTG
This window encodes:
- a CDS encoding acyltransferase family protein; translation: MRLTSLDVFRGITIAGMILVNMVGVADDKYPLLDHAAWNGCTPTDLVFPFFLFIVGVAMTFSLSKYTADNKPTKEVYLRILRRAAILFVLGLLLNGFWNKGVWTFDLGSLRLMGVLQRISFSYLFASLIVLKLPRKNQWILAGVLLIGYWLTMMYIPVPEYGAGVLTREGNFGAFIDRLIIPKAHLYKGDGFNYLGDPEGLFSTIPAIVSVLAGYFAGEWIRDKKQTNSQTSMDLVLFGLCCLVIGIIWDLAFPINKKLWTSSYVVFTTGWALMLLAACYELIEVRVIKRWSKPFEIMGLNAIALFVASVLLIKITAKTQLGTGENAISIYNWIYQNIFASWAGNFNGSFLFGVVTVLLWYGVAVLMYRQRWFIKV
- a CDS encoding tyrosine-protein kinase family protein translates to MTDNITLTPEVIYKYLNESLIREDEQAQVSVKRTSLGWVKIRIVTKKFESTLLIEREQKIDELLANLDPNFNLGQYPISGYDLLTPQEAIEQPPQYIKLPLWSDILMAPEPDQPVEVDEDIPNKKPLVVTFYSFKGGVGRSTALGLTGGILATRNRRVVMVDFDLEAPGISIMFQEDIEKTSGEKFGVLDYLHQRSLTPEENFPNISACIQQINLQTRGELFLVPVGEYDENYIHRLADLDMRSFYRSAKNPVKQLIEDIKKQLEPDVILIDARPGFNDVAAIALFDLADTAIICFSPTDQSFQGLRWVVKAILKQKQYQGKPDVRFLLTPIPAVTPEQYKDLIGTVENWIDKNCYEDNFSISPGAKIEELHHTIFYNPNLTTLSSLVNDIPKSLLDEYLPIADTIDASLPDLKPSIVTKTIDDRKKILNELHFQAATAQELAPENISEIFQRTEDFPRFLSNRIWLIRGAKGTGKSLLFRLFVEQPTAAKELAQSDVNLNHVHFVPGHGQLRVSTTILDRFALESYEDQAGTNDWQFFWLNYALLQLCHRSTELRSLPGLDEKLVALSNQEKPAHSDIVTWLVERSNSPQKKPQAADELRLIDQELQEKNQVVWLLYDELDAGFGSSPEDYARRRRSLEALLAWWLESGTNLKQIVPKIFLREDIWKQFNFTNTGHYSGRSLELRWEEADLWRLVLRQALKSSPSLSKSLGGLTAERLDIIVLEQLRQSLYPLWGERMGSGNKAYTYNWVRTRIADGQKNCFPRSLILLLEEAVKIEKRFSEHVSEITLRPKALINAFPNVSQQRVAEVRNEYPELKNFLDRLQGERSPIDENRLAEIWKVQDGELALHIKDMVEAGILTERSRPKDPPPRVYAVTELYLYGLGMVRKGQR
- the obgE gene encoding GTPase ObgE → MQFIDQSVIEVEAGKGGDGIVAFRREKYVPAGGPSGGNGGKGGSVIFVADSNLQTLLDFRYKHLFKAENGERGGPNNCTGAGGKDLIIEVPCGTAVYDAGTSALLCDLVTPGQVFRVAEGGKGGLGNQHFLSNRNRVPEYALPGLEGEKKVLRLELKLLAEVGIIGLPNAGKSTLISSLSAARPKIADYPFTTLIPNLGVVRKPTGDGTVFADIPGLIEGASHGAGLGHDFLRHIERTRVLLHLIDATSEDVIADFHTIQEELKAYGRGLAKRPQILALNKIDAVDRETVDLEALATQLNHLALAPVFIISAVTRTGLDPMMQEIWRILDEVNALEAAEVAV
- a CDS encoding Mo-dependent nitrogenase C-terminal domain-containing protein, encoding MTSGVQNPYSSEQVAVWLRGLLTIAWADGNFDAQEQELINSITKDELAPGIDWNSLEIITPEELAAVLGKGTPAAENFLRTAVMVAIADGIYSASEEEILQRFCQVLELDTKALTVLSHTIEDIEQGQDLTVQPPDILHPMRDWLDGLEIHDPRVARFLCKMIPSQCPFERDVTLFGRKIVHIPPMCKINPLYEQLVGLRFRALSYLADDCGEDVSPYI